In the genome of Hevea brasiliensis isolate MT/VB/25A 57/8 chromosome 14, ASM3005281v1, whole genome shotgun sequence, the window aattccttaaaaaTTAAGGACGTGTGAAAAATAAATGTCATACTGGAATTACTACACAGAGCATTGTTCGTGTATCAAATcaagaataaagaaaaaaaaaaacttgcttTCAACCTTgtcataaataataattaatatacaactcaactcaactaagcctttatccaaaaaatttggggtcggctatatggattctctttctccactctaaacgattttaggttaaattcTAAAAAAagtgtaatgcttctagatcaTGTTGTATTACTtttctccaagtcagtttaggtttaccccttcttttctttctatcctctaacctaatgtgctctacttatctaactggagcatccgtatgtctacgctttacatgaccaaaccacctcaatatcCTTTTTCTCAACTTAtcatcaattggcaccactcttaccttttctttaatactctcattacggactttatctagtctagtatagtcactcatccaccttagcattctcatctccgcaactattatcttagacacatatgactacttcagtgcccaacactcactactataTAACATGGCCGATCGTATgactgtatggtaaaattttcctttcaatttattgggaatcttgtgatcacataaaactcccgtgacacgtatccacttcaaccatccggctttaatcctatgactaacatcctcctcacatcccccatttacttgaaggactgagccgagatatttaaagtgattaattTGTGATAGTACTACTCCATCCAAGCTAACTCCTtttctatcaccagttcggccttcactaaacttgtaatgcatgtattatgtcttcgttctacttaacttaaagccctttgactctagagtacttctccaaaattctagctttctattaactccttctcgagtctcatctatcagaactatatcatccgcaaacattatacaccaagggatactctcttgtatatgtttcgttaattcatctaaaactaatgtaaaaaggtaagggcttacaactgaaccttagtgtaatccaactgagataggaaaatctcttgtgtcccctcccactgtattcacaatagtagttgctccttcacacatatcttttaacacttgtatgtacctaatagataccctcttttattctaacactctcTATAAGATATCTCTTAGAATACCATCATAAGCCCTCTCCAAATTgataaaaaccatatgtagatcttttttcacatctctatatttctccatcaagcttctaatgagtaagatcgcttccatagttgaacgatcgggcatgaagccaaattgattgggagagatagaagtatggCTTATGAGCTTAATtcctctatagtttgagcaattctgtatatctcccttatttttaaaaataggtactaaaatactcctcctccattcatcaagcattttctttgagtttagaatcttattaaacaatttaattaaccatgccactcccatatctcccaaacacttccacacttcaattggtattccatcgggtctacaggctttactcactttcattctcttacgtgctttctttacttctaaagatctaatccttttagtataattcacattcttttctattgctctgtagtctatattcacgctattatcattttgactattattaaaaagattatcaaaataatttctccatctttctttaatgtccccatctttcaccaatacttttccttctttatccttaatgcacataacttgattgagatcttgacatttcttttctctcctccttgctaacctataaatatctttctccccttctttagttccaagtttctcatataacttttcaaaggcctgttctcttgcttgactaaccgctttttttgcctctttctttgctatcttgtactgttcatatgcctaatTATTATCACacataggtaatttcttataccattccctctttctcttcactggcttttgtacttcctcattccaccaccatctctcttttgagggtggtccatgtcctttagactctccaagtacttttctagctacttctctaacctttgatgccatttgtatccacataccattggcatccatatccagcttccatgcttcaaactcgagaagctcatttttgaacttcacttgctttactcctttgaactctcaccactttgttcgagctacactatttcttctaaccttacttgaattattcctaaacttgacatctaagaccactaaccgatgttgacttattAAGGCATTTcccggaatgaccttgcaatccttgcatagagctctatttgttttgctggttaagagaaagtcaatttgacttctatgttgcccacttttgaaagtcactaaatgtgactctctttttataaagtaagtATTTGTtaatattaggtcgtatgccatagcaaaatccaagatgctttttccctcctcattttggctacaaaaaccaaaacctccatgaacattatcataaccttgcctatcacttcctacatgtccattcaaatctccaccgatgaaaatattctcttcatttggtatgttttgcattagatcatccatatcttcccaaaacctttgtttactctcactatctagtcctatttgtggaacataagcactaactacatttattatttctccttttagtactagctttactactataattctatctcctactcttttcacagttaTTATAGCATCTTTCAAttttctgtctatgattatgcccactctggTCTTGTTTCTCTTCTTTTTGGTAAACCACAGTTTATACTTTGAATTActcacttccttgcttttctctcctacccatttagtctcctgaatgcaagcaatattcacccttctcctttccaaggtatccacaagttttattaattttcatgtaagtgatctaacattccaagtaccaactctGATTCTCTTCCTATCCTtttccttcctaattgatctccttctatgatatcttctattattctcTATGCCTATCTTATATTTTATTCCACTAtctattctactatctgtcctatggactaacttttttacccacacccgtccatgatgtgggaacctttgctcatttaacaccacactgGCATGGCGCATCCTTTTCGgtaaacgccctacacccttgcatatttctcacttcaTCCGGGCTCTGATGTAGCGAGTCTTAAGTAGAGGACGCcctaacgtttatatcatttgaatcatattataaggtgtgacgaaatttttacgctggttgtcacctactatAACCCTTCTCCTTTATTTAGGCTTGAGACTAGccaagcgcaaactacttaggcggagtccataaataataattaatatatcttaaaaaaaattcattgattttaTTATTACTGCTAAATTAATATGGgactttttaatttcttaatatttaatatagatcaacaataatgaaaaaaaaaagagcccAATGCATTTTCTGGACAACAACTTGACGTTGAAAAATCACATAAAAATCATTATCATCGTATTATCCATAGACTGAAGATATCGAATCAACAATGTGGTGACACCTTAGTTATTGATGAACTGAGCTAGAGGATGAGCTGAACTCCTCACTATGTTATTTTTATATTACCTCCATCCCTTTTATTTGTCACTTTCTAAAGTTATTTTGTCTAAAATTGTATGtcattttgagaaaaattaaagtgtattaattaattttttctaattttatcttTATCTCTATTgagcataataattatttttataattttacctTTATCTCCCTAATAATTAGATGAGATAAAGATAATTTAGCCAAATTATtaagaattttattataatttaggtGATTAAATTGCTTTCTTAACCCTCATAAAAATAGACGAAGTTTATAGTTTTTATATTTCATTTCCAAATCAAAAGGCATTAATTGTCACAAATTGAGAgagattttcttgtaaattttgcCATTGATCTTCTGTTTCTAACAGAGTTAAGTACCTAATATGCACACACATGTGTTGTGACTAAAACAAAAGAGGTTCCCATCCCTGGAAGAAAGCTACCAGCCAAAAAGTAAGCTGAACAACTAACTAGTAAACTAATAGAAGAACAACACAATAATGTATTGACAGGTAAATTATAGAAGACATCTTGAGTATGTGCTCCTTCACTCACATAGTTGTAGAaactaattttcataatttatggAAGGATTCACATTTATGTGACCGCAAGTAGCACTAAAATTTATCGACAAGGCTTATGCCTATAAATGTGCTTGAGAACAATAGTAAAAACAATACATCAAAATGAAGCTTTCGACAATGGTGATTGATCTATTCACACATTTGTCCCTTCTAAATTCATCCACCTTTGCAGACCTTCCGCCCTCGTTTGCCTACTTGTTAGTTGGAACAACTTTACTCATTTTGGTTTCATGCTTTGCTCTCAAATCGAATTGTGTCTATCTCATAGACTTTGCCTGTTATCTTCCAGCTGATTACTTGCGAGCCCCAATCTCGAACTTCACAGAACATATTGAGTTAAGCGGTGTGTTCAGTAGAGAGAGCCTTGATTTCCAAGAGAGAGTTTTGGAAAGATCAGGCGTTGGAGATGAAGCTTGCTTGCCACTTTCAGTGCATGAGATACCAATTGAAACATCTTTGAACTCGTCTCGAAATGAAGTGGAAGAAGTTCTTTTCACTGCTGTGGATGATCTTCTTTCCAAGAACAGCGTTAATCCTAAAAGCATTGATATTCTCATATCGAACTGCAGCATTTTCTGTCCAACTCCATCCATTACTGGAATGGTCATAAACAAGTTTGGACTTAGGAGCAACATAAAGAGCTTCAGCTTAAGTGGAATGGGGTGCAGTGCTGGAATCTTGTCGATAAGTTTGGCTAAAGAGCTTCTTAAAGTTCACAAGAACTCGTTGGCTTTAGTTCTCAGCATGGAAGCTGTAACTCCCAATGGCTACAGAGGCCATACCAAATCCATGCTAGTTGCCAACACTATATTCCGCATGGGTGGAGTTGCTATTTTGCTATCAAACAAGAAGCAAGACGAGCAGAAAGCAAGATACAAGCTTGAGCATCTTGTCCGAACCCACATGGGAGCTGATGATCAAGCATACAACTCTGTTATTCAACAAGTGGATGAGGATGGTCATGTAGGAGTCTCCCTATCAAGGTCACTTGTACATGCTGCAGGAAAAGCTTTAAGGACTAATATATCGGAGCTGGGGCCTCTCGTGTTGCCATACACTGAGCAGGTCAGATATGGGTGGTCATTGATTCGCCGGAAGCTTTTTGCAGCAAGAAAAGATGAAATACATGTGCCAAATTTCAAGAAAGCTTTTGAGCATTTCTGTATACATGCTGGAGGAAGGGCAATAATTGATGCAGTGGAGAGTAATTTGAAGCTGCAGAAAGAAGATGGAGAAGCTTCAAGGATGACACTATATAGATTTGGgaacacttcatcttcttcagttTGGTATGAACTCTGCTACCTGGAAGCAAAGGGAAAGGTGAAGAAAGGAGACAGAATTTGGCAAATTGCATTTGGTAGTGGCTTCAAGTGTAACAGTGCAGTTTGGAAATCCATTTCTGAAGTCCATCCAAAAGTAAGAAATGCTTGGTTTGACAGAATTCATCTCTATCCTGTAGAGATGCCAATTGTCTCATGACAATGGACTACCAATTTGATCCTACAATAATCTGCCATGGATGTGCTTTGGTTATTTCTACATCAGTACTAAATTTGAAAGATAATGGGTGAAAATGAACCTATCTATAGTTGAACAAATCTTGATCCAACATGCCTACCTTTATTTTCCTTCAGCAGCTAAATACATACAATCAATGTTATAAAACTCGAATCGAGCTAGTGAATTAATCTGGCAAACTTAATTAATCTGGTAAACTTACCAGATATAAAATTGAATCAATTCTTTAATTAAAATGGATAAGGAgataactaaaaaaaaattgaCCCGACAGTTGAATTAATAATCCATGTGACCCATtagataattttaaattaaaatttttcaaaaccaTTAATAATATTGACATTTTAATATTAAAAGTTTGAATTTATATCGAGTAAATTGATTCTATGCagccccaattgattatatggtGTGAACCATTAAGACACATTGTAATACTTGTAAATTAAGTCAACttggaattagttattaattCTATTTTAAGCTTAGAGAATTTTCTAACATTTTTGATATCTTGGCAGCCCTAATTGACTTTATCATGTCAATAATTaggaattttttttcaaaaaaaaaatatcattccCCTTAACCAATTAATAAAATTGAATTGCtaagatatttaaattatatGAAACTTATAAAAATATGAATCTTTCTTAAAATATAAAAGGTGAATTTCACTTAATTATTAATGAGAGAGCacataaaaatatcaaataatcttTCAAAATggctaatataatatttttaaaacatttattatttatattaatcaaCGTGGATCTTATATTTAAGAGTGTGCGGTTCCAGTTCGGTTTAGGATTTGCGTAAGAATTAAAATCAAAtcgaaatttcagtataattcTGATTCTGTATGGCTCTTGATTCTTCGATTTTGGCTCAATTTAGTATAGTTTCGgtttaattctcaatttttgaaataattttgtgtaattatttcttaaaaaaattatatttaaattataatttaagttttaaattgagttattaatataatatatcatataatatatcttttagttaTTTCTTAATATATAATCCTTAACTATAAATTGcatatataatttaggattaaatatgttatataatataatataagtaTATAcactttaactatttattaattatgaaatatttaacacaccaatatatataaagaattataaaataatttaatgtatttataattaaaattattaaaaaattgagaaaaatgaaatataatactAGGTTATATTTAGCTCATaattaaatatacatatataaatatatataattatactaaaagtatataatacatctaaaaaaataaaaaaatatatattaataaatttggtTCTCAGTTTCTTTTTCCATGTAATACAGTTTTAGTACGATTCCGGTTCGATTCTTAATAAAAAATCAGAACTATACAAAAGTATCAAAATAACTTCAGTTTAGTGTAATTCTTTGATTCGGTTCGGAATCCCCGAGAACTATGTACAACCCTACTTATATTCACAATTTcacattaaaaaattatttgtaaattatattaaaattattaattgtcATAAGAATTATGGTAAAATGAGAATTAATAGTAAGCTTGGCTACAGTTTAATTGGAGCTTGAATTAAACCGATCGAAtttaaaatagaaattaattaaaatcaatcTAAATCAATACCGATAAAAGGAGATTCATCAGGCATGTTTTCTCTTTTAGTTTCATTTATTAATGTCTTTATTAACTTAAGTATTGGACAGGTTGTGAAACCAACTTGTTCACACCCGCAAAAAATTCTCAAAATGGCATTATTTCAAACTCAAGTTCCATCATtaacattaaattaaaattgattagaCTAAAATGATATTTAccttaatttataaattagtttaaTCAGTTTATAAGCTctaaatatgagctaatttatttataataatttttaaatttataagtgaaacttataagttaaaaaaaaataacttagaaaaacacaaattttcattttaatactTATAAATTCTATGTTTATAAGTTAGtttgattaaatattttaatatattattcttatataatatttaaaatttcacacacacacatacatatcatttttaattatttattacatAAATTATTTATCGATTATTTATAAACACTTTAATTCAAATATgtaaattcttaaaattttaaatatttataaatttaaatcagTTTATAAGTCATAAGTTAAGCAAAGTATCTTCTCACTCAATGCTAGACATTATTAAATGGGTAGGCTAGAAGCCATAAGAGCTAGATTTCTCTCTCAAGGTAATTAACACGTTGCAACTTTAGTAAAATATTACACATACTTTGAAACAGAGCTTCAATGGAAGATATGCATCTACTAGTCCTATATGAACTTTTTCCccctttatttcaattaaaaaaataaaaatacaatggtatatatatatatatatatatatatatatatatatatatatatatatatatatatatatctaatttGAAAGGCCAGCGAATGGGATTCGAATTCCATATCACTCCCACTTGAATGCAATTTCCTGAAAGAAGAAACCAAATCCCATGttgtctttcttttttttttaatagatgaAAATGCTAAAATTTCAACTTTCACCTTTGAAaacaattaataataataataataataataataaactttaTAAGCTTTGCTTTCTATACATTCTTTTCACAtccaattaattttattatattggaTTAGGGATAAATTCTATAGAATGTAATTATTCTCCctacaaatttattaaatacactCTATTTTATTCTTactgaattaaattttttttttattttttattagttttatctAATTAGTTTTTTAATAAAAAGTTGAATGACCTAAAACTCAATTATAACCCTATATTTATTGGAGAAGTTTAATTTAGCCAATTTTGAATGTTTTGTCTATTTTAACATATAAGTTTCAAATTTATGCTCAATTTAGTctaaaaatcaagaaattaagtttctttattttagatttaaatcaaaaaattgaaaattttagtttcaaaattaagaaattaaacttattaatttttatttaaataaaaaaataaaaaatttagcttataaattttaatttttgagttaaattaaacttaaattaaaatttttatgttaaactaaacaaaaaaattaaaaatgaactaAATTAAACTTTCTCAATAAATACAACCGCTAAATTGagaattttatcaaaattaattaatcaaattgataaaaattatatatttttatgtacaaaatatataataaaaaaaatttaatttaactaaaaaccTATAAATCAaactattttaattaaatattttgatttaaaatttatttcaatttgatttaattactaATTCAATTTTTTCAGTTCAATTAAACCTctaatatagttttttttttttacttggaacctgtttaatttaattattgtaataaaTGGCCAGTTGTTGAGagccaaaaattaatattaaaaattttaatttttagtaatgtaatcgtaattttaaattattatttattatttatttttaaaaattgataaaaattatatttatcaaacattcaaatcctaaattgaaaatttaagaggtaaaaattagtttttaatcATTCAATTCAATAGACacttaagaattttaatttatttactcaactcaattaagtctttattcaaaaaatttgggatcagctatatgaattctctttctctactctaaacgattttgggttaaatcataaaaaatatgtaatacttctaagtcatgttatactactctcctctatgtcagtttaggtctatctcttcttttttttctatctaacctaatgtgctctacttatctaactgaagcctccgtatgtctacgcttcacatgaccaaaccaccttaatctctcttctctcaatttatcctcaattgacactactcctacattttctctaatactcttatcACAGACTTTATATAGTCTAATATAGCCACTCATCCatattaacattctcatctccgtaactcttattttagatacatatgactctttcagtgcccaacactcactatcatataacatggccgatcgcatagctgtacggtaaaattttcctttcaacttattgggaatcttgcgatcacataaaattaTCGTGGTacgtctc includes:
- the LOC110641761 gene encoding 3-ketoacyl-CoA synthase 7, producing the protein MKLSTMVIDLFTHLSLLNSSTFADLPPSFAYLLVGTTLLILVSCFALKSNCVYLIDFACYLPADYLRAPISNFTEHIELSGVFSRESLDFQERVLERSGVGDEACLPLSVHEIPIETSLNSSRNEVEEVLFTAVDDLLSKNSVNPKSIDILISNCSIFCPTPSITGMVINKFGLRSNIKSFSLSGMGCSAGILSISLAKELLKVHKNSLALVLSMEAVTPNGYRGHTKSMLVANTIFRMGGVAILLSNKKQDEQKARYKLEHLVRTHMGADDQAYNSVIQQVDEDGHVGVSLSRSLVHAAGKALRTNISELGPLVLPYTEQVRYGWSLIRRKLFAARKDEIHVPNFKKAFEHFCIHAGGRAIIDAVESNLKLQKEDGEASRMTLYRFGNTSSSSVWYELCYLEAKGKVKKGDRIWQIAFGSGFKCNSAVWKSISEVHPKVRNAWFDRIHLYPVEMPIVS